One genomic region from Streptomyces venezuelae encodes:
- a CDS encoding YhjD/YihY/BrkB family envelope integrity protein: MTSAPPPGRPSPLGRVRSGIRRFRAGHHWGPVSEFALWQRSLGFASLAFLTLVPLLIVVSAAGAGSGQGFAQWLGDALGVSEAAREEIGRLFALPGQVRRTTTAFGLALLAVFGLSFGTVVQSGYEKVWDLPPARWRARWRHVLWLAVLIGTLYLFAVSSFWRGVPVRGALTLVGGTLFFWWSQRLLLGGRVAWPALLPGALATVLGLFGLRVFSRFVFSPLIASSAVTYGPFGAFLVIQTWLVAVGVVVFGGALAGRLLADELPRATDGLRPWRR; the protein is encoded by the coding sequence ATGACCTCCGCCCCTCCCCCAGGGCGACCGTCCCCGCTCGGACGCGTACGCAGTGGGATCCGCCGGTTCCGGGCCGGGCACCACTGGGGCCCCGTCAGCGAATTCGCGCTGTGGCAGCGCTCACTGGGATTCGCGTCACTGGCGTTCCTCACGCTCGTTCCGCTCCTGATCGTCGTGTCCGCGGCGGGCGCGGGCAGCGGGCAGGGCTTCGCGCAGTGGCTCGGTGACGCCCTCGGGGTGTCGGAGGCCGCCAGAGAGGAGATCGGGCGGCTGTTCGCGCTGCCGGGCCAGGTGCGGAGGACCACGACGGCTTTCGGGCTCGCTCTGCTCGCCGTGTTCGGGCTCTCGTTCGGCACGGTGGTGCAGAGCGGCTACGAGAAGGTCTGGGACCTTCCCCCGGCCCGGTGGCGGGCGCGTTGGCGGCACGTGCTGTGGCTCGCCGTCCTCATCGGGACCCTCTATCTCTTCGCGGTCTCGTCCTTCTGGCGCGGTGTCCCGGTCCGTGGCGCTCTCACCCTGGTCGGCGGCACCCTCTTCTTCTGGTGGTCGCAGCGGCTGCTGCTCGGCGGACGCGTGGCGTGGCCGGCGCTGCTGCCCGGAGCGCTCGCGACGGTGCTCGGGCTGTTCGGGCTGAGGGTCTTCTCGCGGTTCGTCTTCTCCCCGCTGATCGCGTCCAGCGCGGTCACCTACGGTCCTTTCGGCGCGTTCCTCGTCATCCAGACCTGGCTCGTCGCCGTCGGCGTGGTCGTGTTCGGGGGTGCGTTGGCAGGCCGTCTGCTCGCCGACGAACTGCCCCGCGCGACAGACGGGCTGAGGCCGTGGCGGAGGTGA
- a CDS encoding DUF6131 family protein produces the protein MILVGLILLLIGFLTGVSIIWTIGIVLLVIGAVLWILGAVGHEVGGRRHYY, from the coding sequence ATGATCCTCGTCGGCCTCATCCTCCTTCTCATCGGATTCCTCACGGGAGTCTCCATCATCTGGACCATCGGGATCGTCCTGCTCGTCATCGGGGCCGTCCTCTGGATCCTCGGAGCCGTCGGCCACGAAGTGGGGGGCCGACGCCACTACTACTGA
- a CDS encoding flavin reductase family protein has protein sequence MPDLGDFATALDDTMYVVTAASGGRRAGCLVGFASPCSIRPPRFVVWLSTVNHTHRVALGAHHLTVHVLAREQRALAELFGGETGDRVDKFARVAWRPGRDGSPVLSEVRVWFTGRVEAVLPGGDHEGFLLSPVEQADPVDEPPTAPLRYGDVRDLAPGHPA, from the coding sequence ATGCCGGACCTCGGCGATTTCGCCACCGCCCTGGACGACACGATGTACGTGGTCACCGCGGCCTCGGGCGGGCGGCGGGCAGGCTGCCTCGTCGGCTTCGCCTCCCCCTGCTCCATCCGGCCGCCACGGTTCGTGGTGTGGCTGTCCACCGTGAATCACACGCACCGTGTGGCACTTGGAGCCCACCACCTCACGGTCCATGTGCTCGCCCGCGAGCAACGGGCCCTCGCCGAGCTCTTCGGCGGTGAGACCGGGGACCGCGTCGACAAGTTCGCCCGGGTCGCATGGCGGCCCGGGCGCGACGGCAGCCCCGTCCTGTCGGAGGTACGGGTCTGGTTCACCGGCCGGGTCGAGGCGGTCCTCCCGGGCGGCGATCACGAGGGCTTCCTCCTCAGCCCCGTCGAGCAGGCGGACCCCGTCGACGAGCCGCCGACAGCACCGCTGCGGTACGGCGACGTCCGCGATCTGGCGCCGGGGCACCCCGCGTGA
- a CDS encoding PadR family transcriptional regulator, with translation MSLPHAILTALLEKPSSGLELTRRFDKSIGYFWSATHQQIYRELGRLEQAGHIRALPAPVPARGQKKEYEVLPAGRVELGDWVARSEDPKPMRSALLLRMRAAAIVGAEGLRAELERHLALHREQLDEYLAIEERDFPAERRRTEPDRLRHVVLRGGVDLERFWVEWLTGALAELGRSEA, from the coding sequence ATGTCCCTCCCGCACGCGATCCTCACCGCGTTGCTCGAGAAGCCGTCCTCCGGCCTCGAACTGACGCGCCGCTTCGACAAGTCGATCGGCTACTTCTGGTCGGCCACGCACCAGCAGATCTACCGCGAGCTGGGCAGGCTGGAGCAGGCGGGGCACATCCGCGCCCTGCCCGCTCCGGTGCCCGCGCGGGGGCAGAAGAAGGAGTACGAGGTGCTGCCCGCCGGCCGGGTGGAGCTCGGCGACTGGGTCGCCAGGTCCGAGGACCCGAAGCCGATGCGGTCCGCCCTGCTGCTGCGGATGCGGGCGGCCGCGATCGTCGGGGCCGAGGGGCTGCGCGCCGAACTGGAGCGCCATCTCGCGCTGCACCGGGAGCAGTTGGACGAGTACCTCGCGATCGAGGAGCGCGACTTCCCGGCGGAACGGCGCCGTACGGAACCGGACCGGCTGCGCCATGTCGTCCTGCGCGGCGGGGTGGACCTGGAGCGGTTCTGGGTGGAGTGGCTGACGGGGGCGCTGGCGGAGCTGGGGCGGTCGGAGGCGTGA
- a CDS encoding NADPH-dependent 2,4-dienoyl-CoA reductase yields the protein MTATPTPTTPYPHLLSPLDLGFTTLPNRVIMGSMHVGLEETEHGFERMAAFYAERARGGVGLIVTGGIAPNEAGRPWDGGAKLTTAEEVAEHRLITDAVHDAGGRIAMQILHFGRYAYHPALVAPSAIQAPISPFVPNELTDAEVEQTVEDYARCAELAKEAGYDGVEVMGSEGYLINEFIAAATNQRTDRWGGSYENRVRFPLEIVRRIRERVGEDFILVYRLSMLDLVPGGSTLEEVVRLAKEIEAAGATIINTGIGWHEARIPTIATSVPRGAYTWVTKKLMGAVSVPLVTSNRINTPEVAEEILADGRADLVSLARPFLADPAFVAKASEDRADTINTCIGCNQACLDHTFNLKITSCLVNPRACHETELVLSPTRLAKRVAVVGAGPAGLSCAVSAAERGHAVTLFDAAAEIGGQLNVAKRVPGKEEFDETLRYFRVQLAERGVDVRLNTYVSAGDLDGYDEVVVATGVSPRTPDIAGVDHPSVVSYLDVLRDGAPVGERVAIIGAGGIGFDVAEFLTDGGEGASQDPETYFRQWGVDTSYENRGGLRAPERTAPPRQVHLLQRKTSKVGAGLGKTTGWIHRTELKHRGVAMVAGVSYERIDDEGLHLTIDGEPQLLPVDTVVLCSGQDPQRALHEELVAAGRSAHLIGGADVAAELDAKRAIDQGTRLAAAL from the coding sequence ATGACCGCGACCCCGACCCCCACCACCCCGTACCCGCATCTGCTGAGCCCGCTCGACCTCGGGTTCACGACCCTGCCCAACCGGGTGATCATGGGTTCGATGCACGTCGGCCTGGAGGAGACGGAGCACGGCTTCGAGCGCATGGCCGCCTTCTACGCGGAGCGCGCCCGCGGCGGCGTCGGCCTCATCGTCACCGGCGGCATCGCGCCCAACGAGGCCGGCCGCCCCTGGGACGGCGGGGCCAAGCTCACCACGGCGGAGGAGGTGGCCGAGCACCGGCTGATCACCGACGCCGTGCACGACGCCGGTGGCCGGATCGCGATGCAGATCCTGCACTTCGGCCGGTACGCGTACCACCCCGCCCTCGTCGCGCCCAGCGCGATCCAGGCCCCGATCAGCCCCTTCGTACCGAACGAGCTGACCGACGCCGAGGTCGAGCAGACCGTCGAGGACTACGCCCGCTGCGCCGAGCTCGCCAAGGAGGCGGGCTACGACGGCGTCGAGGTCATGGGCTCCGAGGGCTACCTCATCAACGAGTTCATCGCCGCGGCCACGAACCAGCGCACCGACCGGTGGGGCGGCTCGTACGAGAACCGCGTCCGCTTCCCGCTGGAGATCGTCCGCCGGATCCGCGAACGGGTGGGCGAGGACTTCATCCTCGTCTACCGCCTCTCCATGCTGGACCTCGTCCCCGGCGGCTCCACCCTGGAGGAGGTCGTCCGGCTCGCCAAGGAGATCGAGGCGGCCGGCGCCACCATCATCAACACCGGCATCGGCTGGCACGAGGCACGCATCCCCACCATCGCCACCTCCGTGCCGCGCGGCGCGTACACCTGGGTCACGAAGAAGCTGATGGGCGCGGTCTCCGTCCCGCTCGTCACCAGCAACCGCATCAACACCCCCGAGGTCGCCGAGGAGATCCTCGCCGACGGCCGGGCCGACCTGGTCTCGCTCGCCCGCCCCTTCCTCGCCGACCCCGCGTTCGTCGCGAAGGCCTCCGAGGACCGCGCCGACACCATCAACACCTGCATCGGCTGCAACCAGGCCTGCCTCGACCACACCTTCAACCTGAAGATCACCTCCTGCCTGGTCAATCCGCGCGCCTGCCACGAGACCGAGCTCGTCCTCTCCCCCACCCGGCTCGCCAAGCGCGTCGCGGTGGTCGGCGCCGGCCCCGCCGGACTCTCCTGCGCGGTGTCGGCGGCCGAGCGCGGCCACGCGGTCACCCTCTTCGACGCCGCCGCCGAGATCGGCGGCCAGCTCAACGTCGCCAAGCGGGTCCCCGGCAAGGAGGAGTTCGACGAGACGCTGCGCTACTTCCGCGTGCAGCTCGCCGAGCGCGGGGTCGACGTCCGCCTCAACACGTACGTGTCCGCCGGCGATCTGGACGGCTACGACGAGGTCGTCGTCGCGACCGGCGTCTCCCCCCGCACCCCCGACATCGCGGGTGTGGACCACCCGAGCGTCGTCAGCTACCTGGACGTGCTGCGGGACGGCGCGCCGGTCGGCGAGCGCGTCGCGATCATCGGCGCGGGCGGCATCGGCTTCGACGTCGCGGAGTTCCTCACGGACGGCGGGGAGGGGGCGAGCCAGGACCCCGAGACGTACTTCCGCCAGTGGGGCGTGGACACGTCGTACGAGAACCGGGGCGGACTGCGCGCCCCCGAGCGCACCGCGCCGCCGCGCCAGGTGCACCTGCTCCAGCGCAAGACCTCCAAGGTCGGCGCGGGCCTCGGCAAGACGACGGGCTGGATCCACCGCACCGAGCTCAAGCACCGGGGCGTCGCCATGGTGGCGGGCGTGTCGTACGAGCGGATCGACGACGAGGGCCTGCACCTCACCATCGACGGGGAGCCCCAGCTCCTGCCCGTGGACACCGTCGTCCTCTGCTCCGGCCAGGACCCCCAGCGGGCCCTCCACGAGGAGCTGGTCGCCGCCGGGCGCTCGGCGCACCTGATCGGTGGCGCGGACGTCGCAGCCGAGCTGGACGCCAAGCGGGCGATCGACCAGGGCACGCGGCTGGCAGCGGCGCTGTGA
- a CDS encoding ATP-binding cassette domain-containing protein produces the protein MTSPTTPTSPATPVVELVKAGFAYEDGPAVLSGVDFAVAEGRAIALLGRNGSGKTTLLRLLSGGLRRGSGSLLLDGTEVAYDRKGLTRLRTTVQLVVQDPDDQLFAASVGQDVSFGPMNLGLPEEEVRLRVREALEALDIVALEDRPTHLLSYGQRKRAAIAGAVAMRPRVLIMDEPTAGLDPHGQERLLDALARLRASGTTVVMATHDVDLALRWADEAAVLSPAGLRTGPVAELLGDDALLDAARLRRPWGTSVGRLLRAHGLLAPDAAEPRTPEELDAWAAAPPLATE, from the coding sequence GTGACGTCTCCGACGACCCCCACGAGCCCCGCGACCCCAGTGGTGGAGCTGGTGAAGGCGGGTTTCGCCTACGAGGACGGGCCGGCGGTCCTGTCCGGCGTCGACTTCGCGGTGGCGGAGGGCCGTGCCATCGCGCTCCTCGGGCGGAACGGCAGCGGCAAGACGACGCTGCTGCGGCTGCTCAGCGGCGGGCTGCGGCGCGGGAGCGGCTCACTGCTCCTGGACGGGACGGAGGTGGCGTACGACCGGAAGGGGCTGACCCGGCTGCGGACGACCGTGCAGCTCGTGGTGCAGGACCCGGACGACCAGCTGTTCGCGGCCTCGGTCGGTCAGGACGTGTCCTTCGGGCCGATGAACCTGGGGCTGCCGGAGGAGGAGGTGCGGCTGCGGGTGCGTGAGGCCCTGGAGGCGCTGGACATCGTGGCCCTGGAGGACCGGCCGACGCACCTGCTGTCGTACGGGCAGCGGAAGCGGGCCGCGATCGCCGGTGCCGTGGCGATGCGGCCCCGGGTGCTGATCATGGACGAGCCGACGGCCGGGCTCGATCCGCACGGGCAGGAGCGGCTGCTCGACGCCCTCGCGCGGCTCCGCGCCTCCGGTACGACGGTGGTGATGGCGACGCACGACGTGGATCTCGCGCTGCGGTGGGCGGACGAGGCCGCGGTGCTCTCCCCCGCCGGTCTGCGGACCGGTCCGGTCGCCGAGCTCCTCGGGGACGACGCCCTGCTGGACGCGGCGCGGCTGCGGCGGCCGTGGGGTACGTCGGTGGGCCGGCTGCTGCGGGCCCACGGGCTGCTCGCCCCGGACGCGGCGGAGCCGCGGACACCGGAGGAGCTGGATGCCTGGGCGGCCGCTCCGCCACTTGCTACCGAGTAG
- the cbiQ gene encoding cobalt ECF transporter T component CbiQ, which produces MLPIDAAAHSSRWRRRHPVEKALLGFGLTLCAVCLPPWPGAVLVAAATLMVLLGPAGVAGRQLWRAFRVPLGFCVTGAVPLLFEVGGARGFVALAPGGPVHAGELLLRTAAASLGVLLFAFTTPVSDVLPRLVRAGVPAPVVDVALVMYRIIFLLLDSLSKIRQAQAARLGHTTRAATWRSLAGLGATSFVRAFDRAQRLQSGLAGRGYDGTLRVLVPAASVSRRFLAAAVALLCGLVALTLVLERFLP; this is translated from the coding sequence ATGCTGCCGATCGACGCGGCGGCGCACAGCAGTCGGTGGCGCCGCCGCCATCCCGTCGAGAAGGCCCTGCTCGGCTTCGGTCTGACGCTGTGCGCGGTGTGTCTGCCGCCGTGGCCGGGTGCCGTGCTCGTCGCGGCGGCCACGCTCATGGTCCTGCTCGGCCCGGCCGGGGTCGCGGGCCGTCAGCTGTGGCGGGCCTTCCGCGTGCCGCTCGGCTTCTGCGTGACCGGTGCGGTGCCGCTGCTCTTCGAGGTGGGCGGGGCGCGGGGCTTCGTGGCCCTCGCGCCCGGCGGGCCCGTCCATGCGGGCGAGCTGCTGCTGCGGACCGCCGCCGCCTCGCTGGGGGTGCTGCTCTTCGCCTTCACGACGCCCGTGTCCGACGTGCTCCCCCGGCTCGTCCGCGCGGGGGTGCCGGCTCCCGTGGTGGACGTGGCGCTCGTGATGTACCGGATCATCTTCCTCCTCCTCGACTCCCTGTCCAAGATCCGGCAGGCGCAGGCCGCCCGGCTCGGGCACACCACCCGGGCGGCAACCTGGCGTTCGCTCGCCGGGCTCGGCGCGACCTCGTTCGTCCGCGCCTTCGACCGGGCGCAACGCCTGCAGTCGGGGCTCGCCGGACGGGGCTACGACGGGACCCTGCGGGTGCTGGTCCCCGCCGCCTCGGTCTCCCGCCGGTTCCTGGCGGCGGCCGTGGCGCTGCTCTGCGGGCTCGTCGCCCTCACCCTCGTACTCGAAAGGTTCCTGCCGTGA
- a CDS encoding energy-coupling factor ABC transporter substrate-binding protein: MSFTVSRNTKINALLLLVVAALAVLPLALGLGDHKEEPFTGADAEAETAITELQPDYEPWFSPLYEPPSGEIESALFALQAALGAGVLAYYFGVRRGRRQGEARALARTAGEGGVGDPGGAEASVPSVPAPGSKDA; the protein is encoded by the coding sequence ATGAGCTTCACCGTCAGCCGGAACACGAAGATCAACGCCCTGCTGCTGCTCGTCGTCGCCGCGCTCGCGGTGCTGCCGCTCGCGCTGGGGCTCGGCGACCACAAGGAGGAGCCGTTCACCGGGGCGGACGCGGAGGCCGAGACCGCGATCACGGAGCTCCAGCCCGATTACGAGCCCTGGTTCAGCCCCCTGTACGAGCCGCCGTCCGGGGAGATCGAGTCGGCGCTCTTCGCGCTCCAGGCGGCGCTGGGCGCCGGTGTCCTCGCGTACTACTTCGGTGTGCGGCGCGGGCGTCGGCAGGGTGAGGCCCGTGCCCTCGCGAGGACGGCCGGCGAGGGAGGAGTCGGGGACCCCGGGGGCGCCGAAGCCTCGGTGCCTTCGGTCCCCGCACCCGGCAGCAAGGACGCGTAG
- a CDS encoding energy-coupling factor ABC transporter permease translates to MHIAEGYLPPVHAAAWGVAAAPFVVHGVRALTREVRSNPESTLLLGASGAFTFVLSALKLPSVTGSCSHPTGTGLGAILFRPPIMAVLGTITLLFQALLLAHGGLTTLGANAFSMAIVGPWAGYGTYLLVRRLGAPLMVAVFFGAFVADLSTYCVTSVQLALAFPDQGSGVMGSLAKFGGIFAVTQIPLAVSEGLLTVLVMRLLTQSSKGELTRLGVLTRSATKRHEGAAAR, encoded by the coding sequence ATGCATATAGCCGAGGGGTATCTGCCCCCCGTACACGCCGCCGCCTGGGGCGTCGCGGCCGCTCCGTTCGTCGTCCACGGGGTCCGCGCGCTCACCCGCGAGGTGCGGTCCAACCCCGAGTCCACCCTGCTGCTCGGCGCCTCCGGCGCCTTCACGTTCGTCCTGTCCGCGCTCAAGCTCCCGTCCGTGACAGGCAGTTGCTCGCATCCGACGGGTACGGGGCTCGGCGCGATCCTCTTCCGGCCGCCGATCATGGCGGTCCTCGGGACGATCACCCTGCTCTTCCAGGCCCTGCTGCTCGCCCACGGCGGGCTCACCACGCTCGGCGCGAACGCCTTCTCCATGGCGATCGTCGGACCCTGGGCGGGGTACGGGACCTATCTGCTGGTGCGCCGGCTCGGCGCGCCGCTGATGGTCGCCGTCTTCTTCGGCGCCTTCGTCGCCGACCTGTCCACGTACTGCGTCACCAGCGTGCAGCTCGCGCTGGCCTTTCCCGACCAGGGCAGCGGCGTCATGGGCTCGCTGGCCAAGTTCGGCGGCATCTTCGCCGTGACCCAGATCCCGCTGGCCGTCAGCGAGGGCCTGCTCACGGTGCTCGTGATGCGCCTGCTCACGCAGTCCAGCAAGGGCGAGCTGACCCGACTGGGCGTCCTGACCCGGTCCGCCACGAAGCGACACGAGGGGGCGGCCGCGCGATGA
- a CDS encoding RidA family protein has translation MENVRQTVSSGSPLEPEIGFSRAVRKGAHVAVAGTAPIGDDGTDVARGDVYGQTVRCLDIAEAALKAAGASLEDVVRTRIMLTDVTRWKEAARAHGERFAEIRPVTTFVEVSRFIDPEWLVEIEADAVLD, from the coding sequence ATGGAGAATGTCCGACAGACGGTCAGTTCCGGCTCACCACTCGAACCGGAGATCGGGTTTTCCCGGGCCGTTCGAAAAGGGGCGCACGTGGCGGTCGCCGGGACGGCCCCCATCGGCGACGACGGGACCGACGTGGCGCGAGGAGACGTGTACGGGCAGACCGTCAGGTGCCTGGACATCGCCGAGGCGGCGCTGAAGGCCGCGGGGGCGTCGCTGGAGGACGTGGTCCGGACGCGGATCATGCTCACCGACGTGACCCGCTGGAAGGAGGCCGCGCGCGCCCACGGGGAACGCTTCGCGGAGATTCGCCCGGTCACGACCTTCGTCGAGGTCTCACGCTTCATCGATCCCGAGTGGCTCGTCGAGATCGAGGCCGACGCCGTCCTCGACTGA
- a CDS encoding VOC family protein — MKIQLTSVFVDDQAKAERFYTEILGFVKKHDVPLGETDRWLTVVSRDDPAGVELLLEPSGHPAVKPYRDALVQDGIPLAQFAVEDVQAEYDRLRGLGVRFTQEPLEMGPVTTAVFDDTCGNLIQIATVPK; from the coding sequence ATGAAGATCCAGCTGACCAGCGTCTTCGTCGACGACCAGGCCAAGGCCGAGCGTTTCTACACCGAGATCCTCGGTTTCGTGAAGAAGCACGACGTCCCGCTGGGCGAGACGGACCGGTGGCTCACCGTCGTCTCGCGCGACGACCCCGCGGGCGTCGAGCTCCTCCTGGAGCCCTCCGGCCACCCGGCGGTCAAGCCCTACCGTGACGCGCTCGTCCAGGACGGGATCCCGCTGGCCCAGTTCGCGGTCGAGGACGTGCAGGCGGAGTACGACCGCCTGCGCGGTCTCGGGGTCCGTTTCACGCAGGAACCTCTGGAGATGGGCCCCGTCACCACCGCCGTCTTCGACGACACCTGCGGCAATCTGATCCAGATCGCCACCGTGCCGAAGTAG
- a CDS encoding ArsR/SmtB family transcription factor — protein MADDLFKALADPTRRTILDELTEKSGQTLFEICARLSMKHQLGISRQGVSQHLAVLEAAGLVETRREGRYKFHDLNTAPLRHIAERWPVRDTPGPEKSTS, from the coding sequence GTGGCCGACGACCTCTTCAAAGCATTGGCCGACCCCACCCGCCGCACGATCCTCGACGAGCTCACCGAGAAGTCCGGGCAGACACTGTTCGAGATCTGTGCGCGACTGAGCATGAAGCACCAGCTCGGCATCTCGCGCCAGGGGGTCTCCCAGCACCTCGCGGTGCTGGAGGCCGCCGGACTCGTCGAGACCAGGCGGGAGGGGCGCTACAAGTTCCACGACCTGAACACGGCCCCGCTGCGGCACATCGCCGAGCGGTGGCCCGTGCGCGACACACCCGGACCGGAGAAGAGCACCTCATGA
- a CDS encoding PTS-dependent dihydroxyacetone kinase phosphotransferase subunit DhaM: protein MSPAAPVGIVLVSHSADVAASVAALAVGLAGGGGTAPILPAGGLPDGGLGTSAELIRSAAEAVDGGAGVALLVDLGSAVLTVKALLAEGDELPEGARLVDAPFVEGAVAALVTASAGGDLDAVAAAASEAYAYRKE from the coding sequence GTGAGCCCGGCCGCGCCCGTCGGCATCGTCCTGGTCTCGCACAGCGCGGACGTCGCGGCCTCGGTCGCGGCGCTGGCCGTGGGCCTCGCGGGCGGTGGCGGGACCGCGCCGATCCTTCCCGCGGGCGGCCTTCCCGACGGTGGCCTCGGGACGAGCGCCGAGCTGATCCGCTCTGCGGCGGAGGCCGTCGACGGCGGCGCGGGGGTCGCGCTCCTGGTGGACCTGGGCAGTGCGGTCCTGACCGTGAAGGCGCTGCTCGCCGAGGGCGACGAGCTGCCGGAGGGCGCCCGGCTGGTCGACGCGCCGTTCGTCGAGGGCGCGGTCGCCGCCCTGGTCACGGCGAGCGCGGGCGGGGATCTCGACGCGGTGGCCGCCGCGGCCTCGGAGGCGTACGCCTATCGCAAGGAGTGA
- the dhaL gene encoding dihydroxyacetone kinase subunit DhaL, producing the protein MGEGVGVSRGETFGAGFFVRWLEGTASAVDREAGLLTELDSAIGDADHGVNLKRGFAAVAELLAKEPPATPGAVLVAAGRQLISTVGGASGPLYGTLLRRTGKALGEDERVGRERLAEAFGAGVAAVSQLGGAQVGDKTMLDALVPAVEALWTSFGAARTAAEEGALATVPLRARKGRASYLGERSIGHQDPGATSSALLFAELAGTARAEGAA; encoded by the coding sequence ATGGGAGAGGGAGTGGGAGTGAGTAGGGGCGAGACGTTCGGTGCGGGGTTCTTCGTGCGGTGGCTGGAGGGCACCGCCTCGGCCGTGGACCGTGAGGCCGGGCTGCTCACCGAGCTCGACTCGGCGATCGGCGACGCCGACCACGGCGTCAATCTGAAGCGCGGTTTCGCCGCCGTGGCGGAGCTGCTCGCGAAGGAACCGCCCGCGACGCCCGGCGCGGTCCTCGTCGCCGCCGGGCGGCAGCTGATCTCCACGGTGGGAGGGGCTTCCGGGCCCTTGTACGGGACGCTGCTGCGCCGCACGGGGAAAGCTCTGGGCGAGGACGAGCGCGTCGGGAGGGAGCGGCTCGCGGAGGCGTTCGGTGCCGGCGTGGCCGCCGTGTCCCAGTTGGGCGGCGCCCAGGTGGGCGACAAGACGATGCTGGACGCGCTCGTTCCGGCCGTGGAGGCGCTGTGGACCTCCTTCGGGGCCGCGCGCACGGCGGCCGAGGAGGGCGCCCTCGCGACCGTACCCCTCCGGGCGCGCAAGGGAAGGGCCAGCTATCTCGGCGAGCGGTCGATCGGTCATCAGGATCCCGGGGCGACGTCCTCCGCGCTGCTGTTCGCGGAGCTCGCCGGGACCGCCCGCGCGGAGGGTGCCGCGTGA
- the dhaK gene encoding dihydroxyacetone kinase subunit DhaK, translating into MRMLINVPETVVADALRGMAAAHPELTVDVEQGIVVRRDAPVAGKVALVSGGGSGHEPLHSGFVGPGMLSAACAGAVFTSPVPDQMVRAAAAVDSGAGVLFVVKNYTGDVLNFEMAAELAEDEGVQVAKVLVDDDVAVTDSLYTAGRRGTGGTLFVEKIAGAAAEEGAPLEQVEAIARRVNARCRSFGVALSACTTPAKGGPTFELPEGELELGIGIHGEPGRERRGMMTSREIADYAVDAVVEDLRPSGPVLALVNGMGGTPLLELYGFNAEVQRVLAERRIPVARTLVGNYVTSLDMAGCSVTLCEVDEELLRLWDAPVRTAALRWGR; encoded by the coding sequence GTGAGGATGCTGATCAATGTTCCGGAGACCGTCGTCGCCGACGCTCTGCGAGGGATGGCCGCCGCTCACCCGGAGCTGACCGTGGACGTGGAGCAGGGGATCGTCGTGCGGCGGGACGCTCCCGTGGCCGGGAAGGTCGCCCTGGTGTCCGGGGGCGGGTCCGGGCACGAGCCCTTGCACAGCGGGTTCGTGGGGCCGGGGATGTTGTCGGCCGCGTGCGCCGGGGCCGTTTTCACGTCGCCCGTTCCCGATCAGATGGTGCGGGCCGCGGCTGCCGTCGACAGCGGCGCCGGAGTGCTGTTCGTCGTCAAGAACTACACCGGTGACGTACTCAACTTCGAGATGGCGGCGGAGCTCGCCGAGGACGAAGGCGTCCAGGTCGCGAAGGTTCTCGTCGACGACGACGTCGCGGTGACGGACAGTCTGTACACGGCCGGGCGGCGCGGGACCGGGGGCACCCTGTTCGTGGAGAAGATCGCGGGGGCCGCCGCCGAGGAGGGTGCCCCGCTGGAGCAGGTGGAGGCGATCGCCCGTCGGGTGAACGCGCGCTGCCGGTCCTTCGGGGTCGCGCTGAGCGCCTGCACCACCCCTGCCAAGGGCGGTCCGACCTTCGAACTCCCTGAGGGTGAGCTTGAGTTGGGTATCGGGATCCACGGCGAGCCCGGGCGGGAGCGGCGCGGCATGATGACCTCGCGGGAGATCGCGGACTACGCCGTCGACGCGGTGGTCGAGGACCTGCGCCCGTCCGGTCCGGTGCTCGCGCTCGTGAACGGGATGGGCGGGACCCCGCTGCTCGAACTGTACGGGTTCAACGCGGAGGTGCAGCGCGTGCTGGCCGAGCGCAGGATCCCGGTGGCCCGGACCCTCGTCGGGAACTACGTGACCTCGCTCGACATGGCCGGCTGCTCGGTGACCCTGTGCGAGGTGGACGAGGAGCTGCTGCGGCTGTGGGACGCGCCCGTGCGGACGGCCGCGCTGCGCTGGGGACGGTGA